From the Arthrobacter sp. PM3 genome, one window contains:
- a CDS encoding DUF1992 domain-containing protein — MSSGAEDAGTRGGSGSAFRRRLERAAELRSVRASGSTARENEELNAAEDELRSKRAKIDDAARADYLIRDAMAQGKFDNLKYAGKPIPGLGEAYDPDWWVKGLIQRENISGLGPKALLLRTEDAELDARLDAQFGEQQVRDIVEDFNARVIDARRQLQGGPPVITKTRDVDVELARWRERRAAAAAVVPPEPEPPRSWWRRVWNGAGQTPPG; from the coding sequence ATGAGCAGCGGGGCCGAGGATGCAGGTACAAGAGGCGGGTCTGGCAGCGCCTTCCGGCGACGTCTGGAGCGCGCCGCGGAACTGCGGTCCGTCCGGGCCTCGGGCAGCACCGCCCGGGAGAACGAGGAACTGAACGCCGCCGAGGACGAACTCCGGAGCAAGCGCGCGAAGATCGACGACGCCGCCCGGGCTGACTACCTGATCCGTGACGCCATGGCGCAGGGCAAGTTCGACAACCTCAAATACGCCGGCAAGCCCATCCCGGGGCTGGGTGAGGCGTATGACCCGGACTGGTGGGTCAAGGGCCTGATCCAGCGCGAGAACATCTCCGGGCTGGGGCCCAAGGCGCTCCTGCTCCGCACCGAGGACGCGGAACTTGATGCCCGGTTGGATGCCCAGTTCGGCGAACAGCAGGTGCGGGACATCGTAGAGGACTTCAACGCCCGGGTCATCGACGCCCGGCGGCAGCTCCAGGGCGGACCGCCGGTGATCACGAAAACCCGGGACGTCGACGTCGAACTGGCCCGCTGGCGGGAGCGGCGGGCCGCCGCTGCCGCCGTCGTTCCGCCCGAGCCGGAACCCCCGCGGTCCTGGTGGCGGCGGGTCTGGAACGGGGCCGGCCAAACGCCGCCCGGCTAA